Proteins encoded within one genomic window of Acidovorax sp. 107:
- the guaD gene encoding guanine deaminase, with product MPVYRSALLRFADDGRALYDQDGLLAVGPDAQGCQRVLAAGAWQTLAPQFAGEPIVHLPGRILAPGFVDMHIHFPQTDVIGSPADGLLPWLENYTFPHESRFVEQDYAGQVAQFFVAELLRNGVTTALAFSTSHPASVEALFTEAQRQQVRLITGKVLQDRHSPDGVRDDTEQSLIDTETLIQRWHGVDRLGYAITPRFAPTSTHEQLRGAGELAARYPDVWIQSHVAENRDEICWARELFPAARSYLGVYDDFGLMRERAVYAHCIHFDDDDRALMRDTGAVAAVSPTSNLFLGSGFFDYAGADRVGFGYGLASDVGGGTSFSPFHTMLAAYYVGREGQTKQGLSLSPQQLWWQHTAGAAKALGLAGVVGNLQPGCEADFVVLNPEATPLLARKTRQARNLDELLFALIVLGDDRVVQETVISQAKYGSSA from the coding sequence CCGTTCCGCCCTTTTGCGTTTTGCCGACGATGGCCGCGCCCTCTATGACCAAGATGGCCTGCTGGCCGTTGGCCCCGACGCTCAGGGCTGCCAGCGTGTGCTGGCGGCAGGCGCCTGGCAGACCCTCGCGCCCCAGTTTGCCGGGGAGCCAATCGTGCATCTGCCGGGGCGCATCCTGGCCCCGGGGTTTGTGGACATGCACATCCACTTCCCGCAGACGGACGTGATCGGCTCACCCGCCGATGGCCTGCTGCCCTGGCTGGAGAACTACACCTTTCCCCACGAGTCGCGGTTTGTGGAGCAGGACTATGCGGGGCAGGTGGCGCAGTTCTTTGTGGCCGAGTTGCTGCGCAACGGCGTGACCACGGCCCTGGCGTTTTCCACCTCGCATCCTGCATCGGTGGAGGCTCTGTTCACCGAAGCCCAGCGTCAGCAGGTGCGCCTTATCACCGGCAAGGTGCTGCAGGACCGCCACTCGCCTGACGGCGTGCGCGACGACACCGAGCAGAGCCTTATCGATACCGAAACCCTGATCCAGCGCTGGCACGGCGTGGACCGGCTGGGCTATGCCATCACTCCCCGCTTTGCGCCCACCAGTACCCATGAGCAATTGCGCGGCGCGGGCGAGCTGGCCGCGCGTTACCCTGATGTGTGGATTCAATCCCACGTGGCCGAAAACCGCGACGAGATCTGCTGGGCGCGCGAGCTGTTCCCCGCCGCACGCAGCTATCTGGGCGTGTATGACGACTTCGGCCTGATGCGCGAACGCGCGGTGTACGCGCACTGCATCCACTTCGACGACGATGACCGCGCGCTGATGCGTGACACCGGTGCCGTGGCTGCGGTCAGCCCCACCAGCAACCTCTTTCTGGGTAGCGGGTTCTTCGACTACGCCGGTGCCGACCGGGTGGGCTTTGGCTACGGCCTGGCCAGCGATGTGGGCGGAGGCACCAGCTTCAGCCCGTTCCACACCATGCTGGCCGCGTACTACGTGGGACGGGAGGGGCAGACCAAGCAGGGCCTGAGCCTGTCGCCCCAGCAACTGTGGTGGCAACATACCGCCGGTGCTGCGAAGGCGCTGGGCCTTGCGGGCGTGGTGGGCAATCTGCAGCCGGGCTGTGAGGCCGATTTTGTGGTGCTGAACCCCGAGGCCACCCCCCTTTTGGCGCGCAAGACACGCCAGGCGCGCAACCTGGATGAGCTTTTGTTTGCGCTGATCGTGCTCGGTGACGACCGCGTGGTGCAGGAAACGGTGATTTCTCAAGCAAAATACGGCTCTAGCGCTTGA
- a CDS encoding SulP family inorganic anion transporter translates to MPSTAPVAPPAHRHAERPAGAEAGPSAPQPSGAAAAWSAAAVTVPHAVGLGLLAFAPLAGEHSLAALALWSAALPGLLLTLATPRAGVVYAPTTVVALLFAAVLATAHGAAPGLGLNARQVLAVTGATVALAFVFQWLLGVLRLASVARFLPISVTHGFAAGVGLSMVVGQVRNGFGAGADALWDARTGWHLLAALAVVGLAWGLRQRWPRMPGLLSAVALVALAVALSGLWGGGRSTVLVPAVLPSQFALPLLPDWTGIPWWALARQQGSALVVLAVLMALVNSLEILVFNQELELDHGLRGNANLALRRESLLGALCGLMGMIPASTSASRSRIVLAQAEASRDAPRWHAAIMLGVAVTGAWWLHWVPMACLAGGLVLAGLMQVPGLMWSLRYARRSRVTWAQSWLVALVFAVMGGVVALVAGLVVATFVLLHDSAATVLRHVRLDGELRSRRLRRAGSDSWLSPRMNQVAVFELQGVMSFGVAAHLAEQVRMLLQPRHRWVILDAGRVPAWDSTALAQLRALVRDLDQQGIAAAVAALDPMAAEHAGEQVRAFADLDRALEWAEVGILSQRPIEQRPARPERDLLGEVGEGVPKAAAEALQALLLQQAVPPHGVVFHAGDTDHDLLVVKSGHITLVTQWPPDKGLRLATVGPGMAFGEMAFLNGAARSACAGSERGPAHLVRLSRAHFDAWARQYPEAALTVMNNLAQIGARRLAVTTRQLRAVLE, encoded by the coding sequence ATGCCTTCCACCGCACCTGTGGCTCCCCCAGCGCATCGCCATGCTGAGCGCCCGGCAGGTGCCGAGGCGGGGCCCTCAGCGCCACAGCCCTCGGGCGCTGCGGCGGCGTGGTCCGCGGCGGCCGTCACCGTGCCCCATGCGGTTGGCCTGGGGCTGCTGGCGTTTGCTCCGCTGGCGGGCGAGCATTCGTTGGCGGCGCTGGCTTTGTGGTCGGCGGCACTGCCCGGCCTGCTGTTGACCCTGGCGACGCCCCGCGCGGGGGTGGTGTACGCACCGACCACCGTGGTGGCGCTGCTGTTTGCAGCCGTGCTGGCCACCGCCCATGGCGCTGCGCCCGGCCTGGGTCTGAACGCCCGCCAGGTGCTGGCGGTCACCGGCGCCACGGTGGCCTTGGCCTTTGTGTTCCAGTGGCTGTTGGGGGTGCTCCGGCTGGCGTCGGTAGCGCGGTTTCTGCCCATCTCGGTCACCCACGGGTTTGCGGCAGGCGTGGGCTTGTCGATGGTGGTGGGGCAGGTGCGCAATGGCTTTGGCGCCGGGGCCGATGCGCTGTGGGACGCACGCACCGGCTGGCACCTGCTGGCCGCCCTGGCGGTGGTGGGGCTGGCCTGGGGGCTGCGCCAGCGCTGGCCCCGCATGCCGGGTCTGCTGTCGGCGGTGGCTTTGGTGGCCTTGGCCGTGGCGTTGTCAGGGCTGTGGGGGGGCGGGCGCAGCACTGTGCTGGTGCCCGCAGTGCTGCCCAGCCAATTTGCCTTGCCGTTGCTGCCCGACTGGACAGGGATTCCCTGGTGGGCCCTGGCCCGGCAGCAGGGCTCGGCCCTGGTGGTGCTGGCCGTGCTGATGGCGCTGGTCAACAGCCTGGAGATTCTGGTGTTCAACCAGGAGCTGGAGCTGGACCATGGGCTGCGCGGCAACGCTAACCTGGCGCTGCGCCGCGAGAGCCTTTTGGGTGCACTGTGCGGGCTGATGGGAATGATTCCCGCGTCGACCAGCGCGTCGCGTTCGCGCATCGTGCTGGCGCAGGCGGAGGCATCGCGCGATGCCCCGCGCTGGCACGCCGCCATCATGCTGGGGGTGGCGGTCACCGGGGCGTGGTGGCTGCACTGGGTGCCCATGGCCTGCCTTGCGGGCGGTCTGGTGTTGGCGGGACTGATGCAGGTGCCGGGCCTCATGTGGTCGCTGCGCTATGCGCGCCGGTCACGAGTGACCTGGGCGCAAAGCTGGCTGGTGGCGCTGGTGTTTGCCGTGATGGGTGGCGTGGTGGCGCTGGTGGCCGGTCTGGTGGTGGCCACGTTTGTGCTGCTGCACGACTCTGCCGCCACAGTGCTGCGACACGTGCGGCTGGATGGCGAGCTGCGCTCACGGCGCTTGCGCAGGGCGGGGTCGGACAGCTGGCTGTCGCCGCGCATGAACCAGGTAGCGGTGTTCGAGCTGCAGGGCGTGATGTCGTTTGGAGTGGCCGCTCACTTGGCGGAGCAGGTGCGCATGCTGCTGCAGCCGCGCCACCGCTGGGTCATTCTTGACGCGGGCCGTGTGCCGGCATGGGACAGCACCGCATTGGCCCAATTGCGGGCGCTGGTGCGCGACCTCGACCAGCAAGGCATTGCGGCCGCTGTGGCGGCACTGGACCCCATGGCCGCCGAACATGCAGGGGAGCAGGTGCGCGCCTTTGCCGATCTGGATCGTGCGCTGGAATGGGCCGAGGTAGGCATCCTGTCCCAGCGCCCCATCGAGCAACGCCCGGCCCGGCCCGAGCGTGATCTGCTGGGGGAAGTGGGTGAGGGCGTGCCCAAGGCCGCCGCAGAGGCCTTGCAGGCTTTGCTGCTGCAGCAGGCCGTCCCACCGCACGGTGTGGTGTTCCATGCCGGCGACACCGACCACGACCTGCTGGTGGTGAAGTCCGGCCACATCACGCTGGTCACCCAGTGGCCGCCCGACAAGGGCTTACGTCTTGCGACCGTCGGTCCGGGCATGGCGTTTGGCGAGATGGCGTTTCTCAATGGCGCAGCCCGCAGTGCCTGCGCCGGCTCCGAGCGGGGCCCCGCGCACCTGGTGCGTTTGTCGCGCGCTCATTTCGATGCCTGGGCTCGCCAGTACCCCGAGGCAGCGCTCACAGTGATGAACAACCTGGCCCAGATCGGCGCCCGCCGCCTGGCGGTGACCACGCGGCAGTTGCGGGCGGTGCTGGAGTAG
- a CDS encoding delta(1)-pyrroline-2-carboxylate reductase family protein, giving the protein MPLASPLESLGVLDAAATAARLPWSALADEIAALLQDSTVVVPQRGVLPLAQGGSLFVMPATDRTVAMAKLITFTPGNAGTGRPSIQGDVVVFDIATGERRLVLDGPTVTARRTAAVSLLAARHLARVPHGPLLIVGAGVQGLAHAEAFIHGLGVREVWIASRSSASAEALAAQVRALGAQVRVVADADAAVPHCPLIATCTTASTVALHALPRPDAFVTAVGAFTPTMAELAPGLCQHVARHGGIVVDTSDALHEAGDLLQAGLDVAALPTLGDVVCSHGTAATVRHTGPVLFKSCGWAGWDLAAARLALRHASQAPAAMKPLTATSA; this is encoded by the coding sequence ATGCCTTTAGCCTCCCCTCTTGAATCCCTGGGCGTGCTGGACGCAGCGGCCACCGCCGCGCGGCTGCCCTGGTCCGCTCTGGCGGATGAAATTGCTGCCTTGCTGCAAGACAGCACCGTGGTGGTGCCCCAGCGTGGCGTGCTGCCGCTGGCACAGGGCGGCAGCCTGTTTGTGATGCCGGCCACGGACCGCACGGTGGCCATGGCCAAGCTCATCACCTTCACGCCGGGTAACGCAGGCACGGGCCGCCCGTCCATCCAGGGCGATGTGGTGGTGTTCGACATTGCCACGGGCGAGCGCCGGCTGGTGCTGGACGGCCCCACAGTCACCGCGCGGCGCACCGCCGCCGTCTCTTTGCTGGCGGCCCGGCACCTGGCGCGGGTGCCACACGGCCCGTTGCTCATCGTAGGCGCAGGGGTGCAGGGCCTGGCCCATGCCGAGGCATTCATCCACGGCCTGGGCGTGCGCGAGGTGTGGATTGCCTCGCGCAGCAGTGCCAGCGCCGAGGCGCTGGCGGCGCAGGTGCGGGCCTTGGGCGCCCAGGTACGGGTGGTGGCCGATGCCGACGCTGCGGTGCCCCACTGCCCGCTGATAGCCACCTGCACCACCGCCAGCACAGTGGCACTGCATGCCCTGCCCCGTCCCGACGCCTTTGTGACGGCCGTGGGTGCCTTCACCCCGACCATGGCCGAATTGGCGCCGGGCCTGTGCCAGCATGTGGCGCGGCACGGAGGGATCGTGGTGGACACCAGCGATGCGCTCCACGAGGCAGGCGACCTGCTGCAGGCGGGACTGGACGTGGCCGCTCTGCCCACGCTGGGTGACGTGGTGTGCAGCCACGGCACCGCAGCCACCGTGCGCCACACGGGGCCGGTGCTGTTCAAGAGTTGCGGCTGGGCGGGCTGGGACTTGGCAGCTGCCCGGCTAGCGCTGCGCCACGCCAGCCAGGCGCCGGCTGCGATGAAGCCCTTGACGGCCACATCCGCATGA
- a CDS encoding diguanylate cyclase — MMFIARFSDHSLRMQIALVFGTLVVSLSVLLSLGFGELLKHRIQRDAGNSLQVVAENAGTLLALGLMQRSLEAEVMASAEVVWSKGLDSAEAQHMLVRSQAMQPNNIWIGVADAQGVVRNATGGLLVGQSVAQRPWFQHGLEGVHVGDVHPAQLLSSLLPPNATGEPHRFVDFSAPIRIGPTTVGVLGIHGNWQWTREVLESLTPVTSDESALGLFIFDRKGELIYAPGGQTDAMRAAGQRLPEGINVNNNRDGDRTQTTVTRWQDGKRYLTAATQLQPRNAASDLGWRIVARQPVELAFAEADKTVQLTLVIGLAAALLASALAWLAARRLSVDLYALADAASAVEADRPGSSIPAMQSNREVAQLSQSLGRMTHRLLAAREAMEEKVRLRTLELEAANRALDLQARTDALTGLLNRRGFETQMAFAVALARRSSRSLSVITVDVDHFKRVNDTYGHEAGDEVLRQLARTLESRLRGSDVVARVGGEEFVALLPDTDLEGARSIAQALVTAMAGQQDPVVGAITISAGVATMRGADDNGAAMLRRGDAALYEAKGQGRNRVCVEA; from the coding sequence ATGATGTTCATCGCCCGCTTTTCAGACCACAGCCTGCGCATGCAGATCGCGCTGGTGTTTGGCACGCTGGTGGTGAGCCTGTCGGTGTTGCTGTCGCTGGGGTTTGGCGAGCTTCTCAAGCACCGCATCCAGCGCGATGCAGGCAACTCCTTGCAGGTGGTGGCCGAAAACGCCGGCACGCTCCTGGCCCTGGGTCTGATGCAGCGCAGCCTGGAAGCCGAGGTGATGGCCAGCGCTGAAGTGGTCTGGTCCAAGGGACTCGACTCTGCCGAAGCGCAGCACATGCTCGTACGCAGCCAGGCCATGCAACCCAACAACATCTGGATCGGTGTGGCAGATGCCCAGGGCGTGGTGCGCAACGCCACGGGGGGGCTGCTGGTGGGCCAGAGCGTGGCCCAGCGCCCGTGGTTTCAACACGGGCTGGAAGGTGTGCATGTGGGCGACGTGCACCCTGCCCAGTTGCTGAGCTCTCTGCTGCCCCCCAACGCCACCGGCGAGCCACACCGGTTCGTGGACTTTTCAGCCCCCATCCGCATCGGCCCCACCACGGTGGGCGTACTCGGCATCCATGGCAACTGGCAATGGACCCGCGAGGTGCTGGAAAGCCTCACCCCCGTAACCTCCGATGAAAGCGCGCTCGGGCTGTTCATTTTCGACCGCAAAGGGGAGTTGATTTATGCGCCCGGCGGGCAGACCGACGCGATGCGAGCCGCCGGGCAGCGCCTGCCCGAGGGCATCAATGTCAACAACAACCGCGATGGCGACCGCACGCAGACCACGGTGACCCGATGGCAGGATGGCAAGCGCTACCTGACCGCAGCCACCCAGCTGCAGCCACGCAACGCAGCCAGCGACCTGGGCTGGCGCATCGTGGCACGCCAGCCGGTGGAGCTGGCTTTTGCCGAGGCAGACAAAACGGTCCAGCTGACACTGGTGATCGGACTGGCCGCCGCGCTGCTCGCCTCCGCCCTGGCCTGGCTCGCCGCCCGGCGCCTGAGCGTGGACCTGTACGCATTGGCCGATGCCGCCAGCGCGGTGGAAGCCGACCGTCCAGGCAGCAGCATCCCGGCCATGCAAAGCAACCGCGAGGTGGCGCAACTCTCCCAGTCACTGGGCCGCATGACGCACCGCCTGCTGGCCGCCCGCGAGGCCATGGAAGAAAAGGTGCGGCTGCGCACGCTGGAGCTGGAAGCCGCCAACCGCGCACTGGATCTGCAGGCACGCACCGATGCCCTCACCGGCCTGCTGAACCGGCGCGGCTTCGAGACGCAGATGGCGTTTGCCGTGGCCTTGGCGCGGCGCAGCAGCCGCTCACTCAGCGTGATCACCGTGGATGTGGACCACTTCAAACGGGTGAACGACACCTACGGGCACGAAGCGGGAGACGAGGTGCTGCGCCAACTGGCGCGCACGCTCGAGTCGCGCCTGCGCGGCTCCGATGTGGTGGCCCGGGTGGGCGGAGAGGAGTTTGTGGCCCTGTTGCCCGACACCGACCTCGAAGGCGCGCGGTCCATTGCGCAGGCCCTGGTCACGGCCATGGCCGGGCAGCAGGACCCGGTGGTGGGCGCGATCACCATCAGCGCCGGAGTGGCCACAATGCGCGGCGCAGACGACAACGGCGCAGCCATGCTGCGACGGGGTGATGCCGCGCTCTACGAAGCGAAGGGCCAGGGGCGCAACAGGGTCTGTGTCGAAGCGTGA
- the dcd gene encoding dCTP deaminase, with protein sequence MSIKSDKWIRRMAAEHGMIEPFEPGQVREVEGRKIISYGTSSYGYDIRCAPEFKVFTNIHSTVVDPKNFDEKSFVDFEGDSCIIPPNSFALARTVEYFRIPRNVLTICLGKSTYARCGIIVNVTPFEPEWEGYVTLEFSNTTPLPARIYAGEGCAQVLFFESDKDDVCEVSYRDRDGKYQGQVGVTLPKA encoded by the coding sequence ATGAGCATCAAGAGCGACAAATGGATCCGCCGCATGGCGGCCGAGCACGGCATGATCGAGCCCTTCGAGCCCGGCCAGGTCCGCGAAGTCGAAGGCCGCAAGATCATCAGCTACGGCACCAGCAGCTACGGCTACGACATCCGCTGTGCGCCCGAATTCAAGGTGTTCACCAACATCCACAGCACGGTGGTCGACCCCAAGAACTTCGACGAAAAGAGCTTTGTGGATTTCGAGGGTGACAGCTGCATCATCCCGCCCAACAGCTTTGCGCTGGCCCGCACGGTCGAATACTTCCGCATCCCGCGCAACGTGCTCACCATCTGCCTGGGCAAAAGTACCTACGCGCGCTGCGGCATCATCGTCAACGTGACCCCGTTCGAGCCCGAGTGGGAAGGCTATGTGACGCTGGAGTTCAGCAACACCACGCCATTGCCCGCACGCATTTATGCAGGTGAGGGCTGCGCCCAGGTGCTGTTCTTCGAGAGCGACAAAGACGACGTGTGCGAAGTCAGCTACCGCGACCGGGATGGCAAGTACCAAGGCCAGGTGGGCGTGACCTTGCCCAAAGCCTGA
- a CDS encoding neutral zinc metallopeptidase, producing the protein MKWEGNRESDNVEDRRDEGGGGGSPVFGGRSIGIGTIVIALLGGWVLGINPLTILGLLSGGGPAPQVQTQPQAPAHRPPADDAMARFVSTVLADTEDVWGEVFRQGGGRYQDPRLVLFRGATPTACGTGQAAMGPFYCPADQKVYIDLGFYETLKSRLGAPGDFAQAYVIAHEVGHHVQNQLGISAKVDQMRGRVSKPEYNALSVRLELQADCFAGVWAHHAQKARQILEQGDVEEAMNAAAKIGDDALQRANGGAVVPESFTHGTSAQRQRWFNNGLQTGSVKACDTFAARSL; encoded by the coding sequence ATGAAATGGGAAGGCAATCGCGAGTCTGACAACGTGGAAGACCGCCGCGACGAGGGGGGCGGCGGCGGATCGCCGGTGTTTGGCGGGCGCAGCATTGGCATTGGCACCATCGTGATCGCGCTGCTGGGCGGCTGGGTGCTGGGTATCAACCCCTTGACCATCCTGGGCCTGCTCAGTGGCGGCGGCCCTGCGCCCCAGGTGCAGACGCAGCCCCAAGCGCCCGCGCACCGCCCGCCCGCCGACGACGCCATGGCCCGTTTTGTGTCCACGGTGCTTGCCGACACCGAGGATGTGTGGGGCGAAGTGTTCCGCCAGGGCGGCGGGCGCTACCAGGACCCGCGCCTGGTGTTGTTTCGGGGCGCCACGCCCACGGCCTGCGGCACGGGGCAGGCTGCCATGGGCCCGTTCTACTGCCCGGCCGATCAGAAGGTTTACATCGATCTGGGTTTTTACGAAACCCTCAAGAGCCGACTGGGGGCCCCGGGCGACTTCGCCCAGGCCTATGTGATTGCCCATGAGGTGGGGCACCATGTACAGAACCAGCTGGGCATCAGCGCCAAGGTAGACCAGATGCGGGGCCGCGTGAGCAAGCCCGAGTACAACGCACTGTCGGTGCGGCTGGAGCTGCAGGCCGACTGCTTTGCCGGGGTGTGGGCGCACCACGCCCAGAAGGCCCGCCAGATCCTGGAGCAGGGCGATGTGGAGGAGGCGATGAACGCCGCCGCCAAGATTGGTGACGACGCGCTGCAACGTGCCAACGGCGGGGCGGTGGTACCCGAGAGCTTTACCCACGGTACCAGCGCACAGCGGCAGCGCTGGTTCAACAACGGCTTGCAGACGGGCAGCGTCAAGGCCTGTGACACCTTTGCCGCGCGCAGTCTGTAG
- the pcp gene encoding pyroglutamyl-peptidase I — MAPDTLHSAPQARPTILLTGFDPFGGGTHNPSWLIAQALHGQRMAGHSVVAAQLPTVFGQSLQRLQSLVQAHQPALTLCLGMAGGRDALSIERIGININDARIPDNMGAQPIDTPVHAGGPTAYFSSLPIKAMLRAVQRAGVPCEVSQTAGTFVCNHVLYGLMHLLAQGRGPKGARGGFVHVPWLSGQGEPHLPLRDMVRGIHAALWAAVLAPQDIALQAGATH, encoded by the coding sequence ATGGCACCTGACACCCTCCACAGCGCGCCCCAGGCCAGGCCCACCATCCTGCTCACCGGTTTTGACCCGTTTGGGGGTGGCACGCACAACCCCAGCTGGCTCATCGCGCAAGCCCTGCACGGCCAGCGCATGGCAGGGCACTCGGTCGTGGCCGCGCAATTGCCCACGGTGTTCGGGCAGTCGCTGCAGCGTTTGCAGTCGCTGGTGCAGGCCCACCAGCCGGCCCTCACGCTGTGCCTGGGGATGGCGGGCGGGCGTGATGCACTTTCCATCGAGCGCATAGGCATCAACATCAACGACGCGCGCATCCCCGACAACATGGGTGCCCAGCCCATCGACACCCCAGTCCACGCTGGCGGGCCCACCGCCTACTTTTCCAGCCTGCCCATCAAGGCGATGCTGCGCGCCGTGCAGCGCGCGGGTGTGCCCTGCGAGGTGTCGCAGACCGCGGGCACTTTCGTCTGCAACCATGTGCTGTACGGGCTGATGCACCTGCTGGCCCAGGGCCGGGGCCCCAAGGGCGCGCGCGGCGGCTTTGTGCATGTGCCTTGGCTCAGCGGCCAGGGCGAGCCCCACCTGCCGCTGCGCGACATGGTGCGCGGCATCCATGCGGCCCTCTGGGCAGCGGTGCTGGCGCCGCAAGACATTGCGCTGCAGGCGGGCGCAACGCATTAG